The Papaver somniferum cultivar HN1 chromosome 3, ASM357369v1, whole genome shotgun sequence genome includes a region encoding these proteins:
- the LOC113355629 gene encoding probable homogentisate phytyltransferase 1, chloroplastic, with amino-acid sequence MLPSIALSSSSFHSPPEVKQGLLFRHVTISRKTTQRRCLIIPTQVKLSYSSRDQAFSALTASNLNKPLFNSKSPGTRCSSSTILKPEYATEPEDGHHSTTSIPKQLNALFRFTRPHTIIGTVVGIISVSLLPIETVSDLSPIFFMGVVKALIPALLMNIYVVGLNQLFDVEIDKINKPELPIASGDLSMATGVAIVSTSSLMSLAMGLTFQSPPLLCALIISFLLGSVYSIELPFLRWKRHAFLAATCILSVRALVVQLAFFVHMQKYVLGKPTVTTKSLVFATVFMCFFSAVIALFKDIPDVDGDRDFGIQSFSVSLGQEKVFWLCVNMLLVAYGAAIVVGATSSFPVSKILTVLGHFVLGSFLWLRARHVDLTSKADITSFYMFIWKLFYMEYLLIPLVR; translated from the exons ATGTTGCCATCAATTGCTTTGTCGTCGTCGTCTTTTCATTCCCCTCCTGAAGTAAAACAAG GTTTACTGTTTAGACATGTAACGATATCGAGAAAAACGACTCAAAGAAGAT GTTTAATAATTCCAACGCAAGTGAAACTTTCATACAGTAGTCGAGATCAAGCTTTCTCGGCCTTAACAGCAAGTAACTTGAACAAGCCATTGTTCAATAGTAAAAGTCCAGGAACAAGGTGTAGTAGCTCTACCATACTAAAGCCGGAGTATGCAACAGAACCAGAAGATGGTCATCATTCAACAACTAGCATACCAAAGCAACTAAATGCACTCTTCAGATTTACGCGTCCTCACACAATAATTGGAACC GTTGTAGGAATCATATCAGTTTCTCTTCTTCCAATAGAAACAGTGTCCGATTTGTCCCCGATCTTTTTCATGGGAGTAGTAAAG GCCTTGATACCAGCATTATTGATGAACATTTACGTGGTGGGACTGAATCAGTTGTTTGATGTTGAAATCGATAAG ATTAACAAGCCAGAGTTACCAATTGCTTCTGGTGATTTATCCATGGCCACTGGCGTAGCAATTGTATCCACCTCTTCTCTCATG AGTTTGGCAATGGGTCTGACGTTTCAGTCTCCGCCATTATTATGTGCTCTTATCATTAGCTTTTTGCTTGGAAGTGTATATTCAATCGAA CTTCCCTTCCTTCGATGGAAAAGGCATGCATTTCTTGCAGCAACATGCATCTTATCTGTGAGGGCTCTTGTTGTGCAACTCGCTTTCTTTGTCCATATGCAG AAATATGTACTTGGGAAGCCAACAGTAACCACAAAATCATTGGTATTTGCAACAGTTTTCATGTGCTTCTTCTCAGCTGTAATTGCACTATTTAAG GATATACCTGATGTGGATGGAGATAGAGATTTCGGCATTCAGTCCTTCAGTGTCAGCCTTGGGCAAGAAAAG GTTTTCTGGCTTTGTGTGAATATGTTGTTGGTTGCATATGGTGCTGCTATCGTGGTAGGAGCCACTTCATCGTTCCCAGTCAGCAAAATTCTCACC GTACTAGGCCATTTCGTACTTGGCTCCTTTTTGTGGCTTCGTGCACGGCATGTCGATCTTACCAGTAAAGCGGATATAACATCTTTTTATATGTTCATTTGGAAGCTATTTTACATGGAGTACCTTCTGATCCCCTTAGTTCGCTGA